TGACACACGATGGTGGGAGTGCCTCGTTTAAAAATTGAAACAACCTAGTTTCTGCTATTAATAGCTGCTGGGTTCTGGGTGGTGTTCGGCGCTAACAAGATTAAGTCATTATGCGCTCACTTTCAGTGATCCTGACAGCtgtaaacatgcaaacatgtggTTTGATTTTCTGTCTTCTATATTTTGCAGGTCCCATCAGCAGCATACTGGTGAACACATATGGCTGCAGGCCCATCGTCATGATGGGGGGCTGCCTCTGTGCCCTGGGCATGATCTCAGCTTCCTTCTGCACTAACGTGTTGCAGCTTTACATCTGTATGGGAGTTGTTACTGGTAAGTCCATCTGAATCCGTTTAAATCCATTTTGGGTTAATTTGATTATTCATTGGAATCTggttagaaaagaaaatagtttGCTGTATATATTTaagtcattttcttttatttaaaattttgtaaGATTAATCATTTCCATATTTGGACGTGGCACTTGTTTCATGTTTTCCAGAAATCAGCTACAGTACAGTACAACAGTATCAATACAGAGCATTAAAATGTCACAAATTTACCATCTAATGATCAATATTCACATGTGGGGAACAAACCATTTAGTGTCCTGTTGTACTGTTAAACTATTTAATAGCTTTTTAAATCATTCGCTCGCAATGCATTGCATTAGGAagggtttttttcttacctCTTTATGAATAAAACTCAAGTGCAACTGAAGAAAACACCATCAAATAGAAAACTGTtgcaaaagcatgaaaaaaacatacaaaaacaacagaaatactaaaaacagcaacaacaaaaaaaaccagctgCACTTTCCTTATgttttgtgatttgtttttgtttttttacttccactgtgttttattcattttccattctgttttttttttttaatatatccagtgttttattcaaattgtTGTGgtattgcagcatttttctatttgctggtaTTTTCTCTGTGCAGGCAGTGTGCACACTGCTAATGCTGTTCCACAGCAGGGATAATGATGACCTTTTTCATTTCGTGCATTAGCCTGCTAATATCAAGCCTCCTAATAAGCACAAATTATAGTTGTGGCTGACAGGAATGTCCTTAGTTTTATAAATTCAAGCCAAACTGCTGCTGTAGCATAGCTATAAGCACCAAAGCAACATCAACAAAAATCCTTTTTTGCTTAAAGCTATTCttataagtctttttttttttcaaactttattttaattttagttcTTATTTaggtaaacaaaaaaataaaagtagtatTCTGTAGTATTGATTATTGTAACTGCAGTTAAAGCACAGTTGTTTCAAGTTCAATGCCTTTCTTTCAATATAGGACTGGGGCTGGCCTTCAACCTGCAGCCAGCGTTGACTATGATAGGGAAATACTTCTTTAAGAAGCGTCCGATTGCTAATGGGCTGGCAATGGCAGGCAGTCCAGTCTTCCTCAGCACCCTGGCTCCTCTCAACCAGTATCTCTACAATCAGTTTGGCTGGAGAGGAAGCTTCCTCATCTTGGGTGGCCTGCTGCTGAATTGCTGTGTGGCAGGTTCGCTCATGAGGCCTTTAGGACCTCCACCTGGCAAGGTCAAGAAGGATGAAGAGTTGGCCGCCATTGCTACCACGAGCAAGGAGAAGCGCAGTTTTTTGCAAATAGTTAACAAGTATCTGGACTTATCTCTGTTCAAGCATCGTGGCTTTCTCATTTACCTGTCGGGCAATGTCATCATGTTCGTAGGCTTCTTCGCACCTATTGTTTTCCTTGCTGCCTATGCAAAGGACATGGGTGTAGATGAGTACTCTGCTGCCTTCCTGCTCTCAATCCTGGCTTTTGTGGACATGGGTGCCAGGCCTTCCATGGGGCTACTGGCCAACTCACGCTGGGTCAGACCCAAGATCCAGTACTTCTTCAGCTTTGCTGTACTGTACAATGGAGTATGCCATATCCTCTGTCCACTGGTTGAAAGTTACACTGGTTTGGTGGTGTATGCAATATTCTTTGGCTTTGCCTTTGGAATGGTCAGCTCAGTGCTGTTTGAGACCTTGATGGACCTGGTTGGAGCTCAGAGGTTCTCCAGTGCTGTGGGACTGACCACCATTGTGGAGTGCTGCCCAGTTCTCATTGGGCCACCATTAGCAGGTACAGTCTTTCTATTTTTGAgcatatttcattcatttaccTGTTTCCATTCAATTTAATGCTGTCAAGAACAACGAATGATAGCATCTATTTGCAGTCAATAGATCCTGGACTACTGCAGCTAGTTGAAAATGATACCAGTCCTGAAAAACACTTTAGTATTTTGCCCTCCACAAGTTAACCAGCTGATTGGTGGAATCCcagaaatggaaaataaatgatttgGCAACACAACTTTAAGGAAAACACTGACCGAACCCACAATTCAAAATTAAGTGACATTAGCTGAAACATGTTTTCGGTATAGTGTACCTCAGTTTTACATGTGATACTCTAAAATGTATATTATTTATATCttaatattttctgttgtcTTGCAGGGAAACTGGTCGATGTCACAAAAAATTACAAGTATATGTATTTTTGCTGTGGAGCTATTGTGATTCTGGCCAGTATTTGGCTCTTCATCGGAAACTTCATTAACTACAGACTCTTAGATCGTGAGCGCAGGCGTGCAGAGATGTACAAACGGACTGAGACAGAAGATCCGGACCAAACTCTGGATCAAAAGGAGGCTGATGGCGAAGCCCAGGCCACTGAAGAACTGGTCGACGAAAGTCAGAAAGACGAGCAACCTATGCAGCGGGAAACCAACATCTAGATTGTACTACTCTGCAAACACCTCACTGTCACCACTGCTGCAATCTTGCCACACCCTCCACTATGATCAGACTGAGCTCCGAGCTAAGAGGTGCCTCCCGGTGTTCCGCCAGGCTCTATCTGGGGTCCTCTACTTCTCTAAAGCCAAAGCAACAGCAGTGTTGTAGGAGAGGCTGTGAGGGATAAATTCTCTTTGACAAAAAGTAAAGTGTAACATACTGTTTGCATGTGAAGAGGCTAAAAGTCAAAATGTTTGTGGTAGTACtaactgtattttcttttttccaacatTGAGCTTGTATCGGAAATACTATAAACTGCGGCGTGTGGAGAAACACTCACATGACACAGTGGCTGTTTGAGTCAGTACAAGGGAATATTGTTTCTGTCCTATAAAACTAGGACAAGTGGGAGCAATTGTagcagcaaattaaaaaaattggcAGATAATTTTGAAACCTTCATCAAAGATTTATCTGCTGccgtttattaaaataataatagtactGACTctgttttaaatagattttctgTGTGACCCAACAGCAAATATCTTTCCATTCTTCCTGCTGCGTCTTCTGACCTGAATGCATCATAATTCCAACAGCACCAGCAAccacatgtttaaaataaataagccTCCTTAACAACCTAACTGAATAAgataggggtttttttttggcattCAAAGACATTTCCGTCACTTAAACCAGTCTCCGTTACTTGTGATGTCTTGACCACAGACTGCtgataaaagatggacataactTCTGATTCATAAACGCAAAGCCAGTATGGAAGTGCcttaaatatgcattttttttaatggccacTGGGGGGTGCAAACAGTAGTCCAGTTTAATGAAGGTCAATACAGATCACTAGATCttattaaaatgacataaatTTTCATTAATTATTGTGCATATAAAACTTAAGAGTATCCTTTTGGGCATGATTTGTGATTGACACATTGTTACATTGCAGGACTTCCTTTTTGTGGGAACCAATCCTTTCAAAGCTCAAAGGTAGCGATGGAAAAAATGCTTAGCTCAAGGCTTCGCATTGGGACTTCTTTAACTGATGCTTAATGACATGGTGGttaaatccatcttttatatacagtctgttctTGAAGTTGAACTAATTTCAACCTCTGGCTTCAGCCAACAAGCAatttcattgcatttttttcagcaTCTGGGTTGTTTGACTTAAGCTAAATGGAGGGTGCTAAATTGCTAGTGCAAATAGCTTACCAGAAAAGGCAGATGAAGGAATCACCTTTGGCCATAGTAATGAACACACCCATTCTACAAGTAtcaacatttaaatgcaaagtTGTGAAGAATGGGACTGTACCTAATTGCACTGTGCTTTATATGGCAACTGGGTGCCCTAAAATTCCAACTTCCATAAATAAGGTACAGATGTGTTCACAGCTGGCGCCTGTGTATTATGCTGTCCATCTGAGAACTCTAACTTTATGCAGTAAAACCTGCCAAAAAGTCCAAGCTCTGATCGGGTCATAAAATGCTACGTTAAATGTCTTGGGTCCCATATTCTTATACTCACATATACCGTGTGCCGCACTAAAAGTGAAATGGCCACACTTCATTCCAGACTTCATTATGAAATTGCTGCAATTCAGTGAATTTAATTATGGTTGAATGTAATTTCCTCTGTGGGCCTTAAGAAGGTATTAATGACCAAAAACCATCGATTACGAGTGGTTTTCTACATATGAAGCCCATAAGCAATATGCTCACATTGTAACACAGCTATACAGGGAAACATATTTATAGTGACCATTGCCTCTCCATACTGTGATACATTGCCTTAAATCTAGTGCAATCAGTGCAGGGGAGACAGTGAAAACTTGATGAATCTTGATAAATCTTTGTGTTAAACGTGGTCCACCTCTTTGGTTTGATTAACTTCCCAACTCATGAGAAATCAATGTAACGTGTGTATACTACGTGATAAAGCTTTAAGTAATTGTATTCTATATGCTGTAGTCATTAACAAACTAATTCACTAACAACCCGCGCACCAGTATGTTAACAAAATGAAGGAACACGTCACTAATTAAGAAAAGCTAATTGTGTCCAAGTGTGTCGTGTTCACTCAGATATTTTGGTTGTTATAAATGTCAGTGTTGTTCAGTATGATATCCATTACATGTGTATTTTTGTAAACGTCACCCTGCTGTGCTGCTGAtcagtttttgtctgaaaacCTGGAGCTAAAAATGACCAAATGATATCCTGCCACAGATAAGAAAGCCAAACACATTTGCAAGTAATCATGAACATACACACTGGTCCCTTTATAAATGGTGGGATGTGTATTCAGAACTCTGAAATCCTGATATCAAGCTGTGTATCAGTGGTTCAACCATATCTTGTCTTTATCTAAGACTCATGATAATAGTGCTGTGATATCCTCTGTAGGTGGGTTTGAATCGGCTGCTgttttgcttgtctgtgtgaACTCTGGTATGAGTATTGACCACTGctgtgttctttgtttgttttgtttcttgcaaGTAAGATTGTTCAGTTTCTTTGAGCTCTTTTTTGTCCTGGACTTAGTCTCACATATATTTTCCTTTAAGAATCACTTAATCTGAATCTCCTGTCATGGCCGCTTGTCTCCAGAAATGCACTTTAGTTCATCAGCATTTCATTCCCGTATCACACAGTATTTTTATATACTGTCATGTCTGTACCCTCCTACATTTAAAGTCTGTGAATGTTACTTTATTCAGCCTGCACTTAATTAGTGGAAAGAGGTTCACTATGAATGCTGCAAAATCACTTCTATCAAATagcactgccccctgctggtttcAAGCCACATGAAAGGTCAAGAAAGCCAGGTTGTTGTTTGTTACATTTACCTATTTATAATATCAAAAACAATTAATTTTTCATGGGATAAATGCatgagcatttttcttttctaaactatattttcttgatatttatagGTTGAATTATACACAAATAACAAAGCAAAATCTTGTCATGTGAAAATAAGGGGAATATaaattaatttcagtttcagtttcattccTATTTTTTCCAGTGCCCAATTTTCCCGGTAATTAAAATGATGCAGTATGGATAATGttatttatgcaaaaaaaaaaaaaaaatcatataccATTAAATTTAATGTGTGATAAGGTAAATAACATGCTTGGAATGTTCTTATATTTACATATTGACATCCAAAACAagcattttgtgtatttttttaaattacgtTTATTATCAATTATAAGGTGTAGCATCTCAAAgattgtgtttattttctttttatgtgtgtatatttagaaagaagacatttattttgaagtttgCTTAAAACCAATTTTAGCAGAGCGATGACATTTAAGCGAATAATAATGACTCCTCCCCCTGtggcattatttttttaaacacagttaaCTATTAAGCAGCTTAATTTATTATCCTGGTGTGTGGAGGAGGTGTCACTTCGCTGTAAGATATATGCAGATGCTAACGTTGTTGGACACTGGACAGCACTTTGCAGCTAACACCCTTAGCTTGTTGAAATGACAGCAGATTGGAGCTTTTCATTCATAtactaaataatataaaacaaatcgTGAACTGTTAACTATAatgatctgtttttctttaaataatatgtattacatttcaataaaattattttctttttgtatgaGAATTTGGGGAATTAGAGGTTTATTCTCAGTtaaatttgtctttttgtgcatttcaaattacctttaaaaaacacaagcaaacaaaattCCAGCTTGCAGGTGGAATCTTCCCACACGTGTATCACACTGCTTTATGTTGATGTGGATATCAGTATGTGTTGCTGCTGATTGTATAGAAGGTCATTTGCTtctgggaggaggaggaaatgtaAGCTAACTGTGCCTTATTGTTTTAAACTGACAGATATAAACATGGACAATAGTGCAACTTCTCCCCTTGCTTatgttgtgtgtatgtttacACATCACTGCAGTCCTTCTTTTTACTCTAAACGATCAACTTGtgtaaaggaaaggaaaaagaaattcaCTCCATATTTAAACCACATATGAACAAATACGCTGATGATGTGAGAATGTGTATGCACTGAATCTGGAAAagtattttttgtcatttgtctGACAGAACTCACTATGTATTGTGTTTATGGAGCTTTGTACACATAGTCACACATCCAGATATTTCTGTGTATGTACACATGTACGTTTTTTTGTGCGTGTGGTGTGTTTGGACCTTCATACTGTAGTTTGTCTCAGCAGTAATCTCAGTGTCTTTCATCCTTCGAGTACCAGATGTAATATGCGCTTTCAATCAGGGCAACTATCCTGTACAACATGATCCTTTTTCAGATTGCGTCACTTATTTCCACTACCTCTGCAACTGTCATGTCAGAGTGGGGAACAGAACCACACGGGTATAGaaaattaaattatgtttttgtaactAATATAAAGATATCACAAATCACATTAGCTAAATAAACTATGTATGTATTCAAATGAACGATTGTCCCTGACTTTGTTTATGATTTTACGTTTTGACTGATAGCTAATGAAAGTTAAACCAAGCCACAGACTGGATATAAAGATGGACATAATGTAGCCTCCACCTGTGAGGTTTTTAGCAGTATTTTACCTGCACTCTCTCTAATGGCCAACAGGAGGCGACTCCTCTATTGTCAGAAAGAAGGCTAGTTGATCTAGAACATAGTTACCTTTCCACGTGACTTAAATTAGCTCTTCTGTAAGCAAATGCAAAGACATCATTTTATCACAAAGCTATAGATCTGTAGATATATGAAGTCTGGCAAGTGCCGAGTGATGTTAAAGGGAGTGAATGCTGACGCCAGCCGAGCAGCTGAATTCAACAGGTGACAAAAGCAGGAATGAGCAGTCATGTAGCTATAATGCTACATGTAGCATTATAGACTCCATTTCTGTCTGATTCTGTTGATACAAGAGTTGCTTTTCCTCCTTCTTTGGAATGTTTTTCACCAACTTTTATGTTTACTTTGTTACACTTAAGGATTGTGTGTGGCCTGATTAGGGTAGGAATTATCAGTGATTGGGACTGTAACTATATTATACTGTTAATTTTTGAATTATGCGATTTTGTATCTCAGGTCATTTTGCAGGGTGACATAAAAGTAATGTAATGAGTAGTTTAATGaattaggctacgtccacacgtacacgggtatttttgaaaactgagattttccgttttcgttttaaaaaataatcccatccgcacgtaaacgcagaaatgaaggaaaatgctgctaggaacatgccaaagcaacaggtggcgatatattcctaaccgtgtagaaatgttggccaatcagaagtctagaagcctcggtgggaaatagtaaacaaagatggggcatagaagcagaaccgagtcgtatgtgtggagggacagtaactgtgtgtgtatatgtgagcatttaaacactgcagagagtacaagtaacagtattgtagaaattaatttcaccgaaacaataacgtggcgcacagtgtgacgtcaaaaaaggcgcacacctttgacgctgcgttttctccgtttttctcgtccacacgtaaatgcaaaaacggagtttaagaaaatctccaccctggcaggtgtttttagaaatctccgttttcagtgaccgaaaacgccgtttacgtgtggacgaaaggtgcaaacgcatagaaaaatctgcgtttgcaaaaatacccgggtacgtgtggatgtAGCCTTAGTGTCTATAGCAGGGCCGATatcctgaaacttttccatgtgtccgtgctgcaacacacctgaataagaTTTGTAGGTGATTAGCAagacttgactgcatgctgaggtggcaacACCTAACCTTActtacacttttatttaaatgtacttaagtttttttttgtttttttttaaaaagcacttccAAAACTAGTTTTATTGAACCATATTCattcatgagctgctgtaacatgaatcaaatggctgaattgccacctgcagtcaagttctatagaGTCTTGCTAATCACCTACTAatttcaacctgccaacacggacgatgatgcaattctacactgcaatcatcgagtccatcctcacctcctccatcaccgtgtggtacgctggagccactatcagggacaaacagagactgcagcgtgttgtgcgctctgctgagaaggtgattggctgcagactcccatctctgcaggacctgtacacctccaggactctgcggcgtgcagcccggatctcagctgacccttctcaccctggacacagtctgtttgacctgctcccctcaggcaggaggctccggtccattcgcaccagaacctctcgccacaagaacagtttcttcccctctgctgttggacacatgaacaataaccacatgactgtccccgccactaacacatgaccctacgctgtgtcactgcatcatttcatgtctggcactgatcaccacctgcactcatgtatatatctttctacgtagcactcataattcttattctcatgtatatatctcatgtatatctcatgcacatatctttctttctacatagcactttaattcttattgtctgcactgaagcaccgcagcaatttcctaatgttgtaaacctcaacatctggcaataaacccattctgattctgattctgattttattcaggtgtgctgcagcagagacacatggaaaagtttaAGGATACCGGCCCTGCTATAGACACTAATTCATTAAACTACTCGTTACATTACTTTTATGTTACCCCGCAAAATGACCTGAGATACAAAATCACATAATTCAAAAATTAACAGTATAATATAGTTACAGTCCCAATCATTAATAATTCCTACCCTAATCAGGCCACACACAATCCTTAAGTGTAACAAAGTAAACATAAAAGTTGGTGAAAAACATTCCAAAGAAGGAGGAAAAGCCACCTGTGGTCTGTAGGAAGCAAATAAGTAACATAACCCAGAACTTTTTAAATCAGCATGTCAGTGACATAGTAGTACATCTGCCTCATGATCCAAACCAGTTTCACCCAAACTGTAAAGACCACATGTGGTCTTTACAGTTTGGGTGAAGACATATTAGGCAACCATTCATTATATGCACATTTAATTAAGTTCCTTCCAATACTGCAGGAGGACTAATGATTCTCGTGACTTGTGGAAGGATGTAATTCATTACTTTCTGTTAAGTAAAACTTTAAACACTGTCCAGCACGTACAGAACATGGCATGAATATCCGTTGCAGCTGGTGGttgcaaaaataataaactggaaaatgttaaaaagctcAGAGCTTAACAGAGTGACTCTGGACACATGAACATACTGATAATTATATCAAAATATCAATTAGTGCATCTTTAATTTATTAAGTGTTACTTATATGTTTATGATAATGTTGGCTGTGGTTTTCTTTGACAATAACACAGATGTGCACTACcagtcaaaggtttggacacactTTCTCaggtattgttttttctttatttttactactttctatattgtagatacaaactggagacatcaaatatatcatgcaagatatatggaattatgtagcaaagaaattCATAAATAACTCTACATAtgtcttatattttagatttgCACAAAGTGCCACCCTTTGTtgacagcgctgcaaacccttggccttctctcaatgagcttcatgatgttaTCACTTGAAATGGTTTCACTTGACAGGAGCACCTTGTCAGGGGTCAATTGTGaaatttcttgccttcttaatggggttgggaccatcagttgtgttgtgcagaagtcagggctgtcagctgtgaaaCAACCtgtttgacaactgttagaattcatattatggcaagaaccaaattccattattactttaaaagctgaaggtcagtcagtctggaaaattgctaaaactttgaatgtgtctcCAAGTGCAGTCGCAAAAACCATCAAATGCTACGAGGAAACTGGCACACATGAGGacgccccaggaaaggaagaccaagagtcacctctgctgctgaggatacatctgagtcaccagcctcagaaatcccAAGTTAAAggcacctcagattagagcccagataaatgtcacagagttccagtagcaTACACATTTCTACATcagctgttcagaggagactgtgtcAGACCTGAATCAgacctttatggtcaaatagctgctaagaaaccacgactaaggaaaagcaagaagcaaaagagatttgtttggaccaagaaacacaaggaatgcacattagaccagtggatatctgtgctttggtctgatgactCCAAATTTGCTTCCAtctgctgtgtctttgtgcgACGCAGAAAAAGTGAACG
The Astatotilapia calliptera chromosome 17, fAstCal1.2, whole genome shotgun sequence genome window above contains:
- the LOC113009195 gene encoding monocarboxylate transporter 2, which produces MPTPATSPAVPPPDGGWGWAVVLGSFISIGFSYAFPKAITVFFKEIQNIFGASYSQIAWISSIMLAVMYAAGPISSILVNTYGCRPIVMMGGCLCALGMISASFCTNVLQLYICMGVVTGLGLAFNLQPALTMIGKYFFKKRPIANGLAMAGSPVFLSTLAPLNQYLYNQFGWRGSFLILGGLLLNCCVAGSLMRPLGPPPGKVKKDEELAAIATTSKEKRSFLQIVNKYLDLSLFKHRGFLIYLSGNVIMFVGFFAPIVFLAAYAKDMGVDEYSAAFLLSILAFVDMGARPSMGLLANSRWVRPKIQYFFSFAVLYNGVCHILCPLVESYTGLVVYAIFFGFAFGMVSSVLFETLMDLVGAQRFSSAVGLTTIVECCPVLIGPPLAGKLVDVTKNYKYMYFCCGAIVILASIWLFIGNFINYRLLDRERRRAEMYKRTETEDPDQTLDQKEADGEAQATEELVDESQKDEQPMQRETNI